A segment of the uncultured Fibrobacter sp. genome:
CCTCGCGATGGTGTACGACCAAGGCCGCAACACCAAGGGGAACACCGTCAAGCTGTTCGGGCGGCCCACCACGCTTTACCTGCGACTCCTGCAAAAAGTGAACGAGATGGGAGCCGGCATCGTCACATTCCGCACCTGGACCGAGCGGAAGCGCATCATCATCCACTTCGAGACCTACTACCAGCCGCATTACGACAAAATTATAGGGGAAAATGCGCCAGCAGACGCAAAGAGTACCGAAAGTCCGCTTCTCGGCGCCATCGCCCGCGAGACCGAACAGTGGATAGCGGAGCACCCCGACCAGTGGAGCTGGAACTACCACGGGAACTTTCTAAATTTGACGCCGAGGTTATAAAATGGCATTGAACGCAGACGAAGAGTTCCAGCTGGAATGGCTGAAGAACCACCGCATCGAGGACAAGGACGAGGAAATGCGCCAGCAGGCAGAAAAGGAAGCCGCCGAGCACCCCGTACGCGCTCAGCGTGGGCGCAAGATGCGCCGCAGCCCGGCAGCCTGGGAACTCCCCGTTCCCGAAGACGAGATCGACCTCCACGGATTCACCGCCGACGAAGCCGCCGAGGCCGTGGAACGCCGCATCGACGACCTCCTCATCGCCGGACTGAGCGTACTGCGCATCATCCACGGCGGAGGGAACCCCGAATACGGGAACGTGAAGCACATCATCGACCGCAAAGTCCGCTCCGAATGGAAAAACAG
Coding sequences within it:
- a CDS encoding Smr/MutS family protein; translation: MALNADEEFQLEWLKNHRIEDKDEEMRQQAEKEAAEHPVRAQRGRKMRRSPAAWELPVPEDEIDLHGFTADEAAEAVERRIDDLLIAGLSVLRIIHGGGNPEYGNVKHIIDRKVRSEWKNRVVFYKVEPDNAGSSIMKIGKPRPSAPQKRKKR